One window from the genome of Grus americana isolate bGruAme1 chromosome 2, bGruAme1.mat, whole genome shotgun sequence encodes:
- the UTP23 gene encoding rRNA-processing protein UTP23 homolog encodes MKVTRQKHAKKNMGFYKHNFHFREPFQVLLDGTFCQAALRNKIQIREQLPGYLDGATQLCTTRCVLKELESLGKALYGAKLIAQRFQVRNCSHHKDPVSGSVCLLSMIEEGNPHHYFIATQDQDLANKVKKKAGVPLLFIIQNTMVLDKPSPKSLAFVQKLQMNQLVPEHQKESIVQLKEKEGLAKQEGEKRRKRKRAGGPNPLSCLKKKKKTTQEGQEPSAEKKKRRKRKRNRVKAEALQSMQKNEEE; translated from the exons ATGAAGGTGACGCGGCAGAAGCACGCCAAGAAGAACATGGGCTTCTACAAGCACAACTTCCACTTCCGCGAGCCCTTTCAGGTGCTGCTGGACGGCACCTTCTGCCAGGCCGCGCTCCGCAACAAGATCCAGATCCGGGAGCAGCTGCCCGGGTACCTGGACGGCGCCACGCAGCTCTGCACCACCCG atgtgTTCTAAAAGAGCTGGAATCACTGGGGAAAGCACTGTACGGAGCAAAATTAATTGCCCAAAGATTTCAAGTTCGAAACTGTTCTCACCACAAGGATCCTGTGAGTGGTTCGGTCTGTTTACTCTCCATGATTGAAGAAGGCAACCCTCATCACTACTTTATTGCCACACAG GACCAGGATTTAGcaaacaaagtgaaaaagaagGCTGGCGTTCCTCTCCTCTTTATTATTCAGAACACTATGGTGCTAGACAAACCTTCTCCTAAATCTTTGGCATTTGTTCAAAAGTTGCAGATGAATCAGCTTGTTCCAGAGCACCAAAAAGAAAGTATTGTacagcttaaagaaaaagaaggactAGCGAAGCAAGAAggtgaaaaaagaagaaaacggAAGAGGGCCGGCGGccccaaccctctcagctgtctgaagaagaaaaagaagacaacaCAAGAGGGTCAGGAGCCTTCTGctgaaaagaagaagagaagaaaaaggaagcgAAATAGGGTTAAAGCAGAAGCCCTGCAGTCGATGCAGAAGAATGAAGAAGAATAA